One Eubacterium sp. AB3007 genomic window, CGGCAGATATGACCACATGGATCAGCGAAGAGCCTTTCGACGGCATCTGGTGCTGCGCGTCGCTTCTGCATCTGCCAGAGGAGGGCACAAAGCAGTTTCTCCATAACCTGCGGTACAACCTGACGCCGGGAGGAATCCTGTATGTGTCTGTGAAGGAAGGCATCCAGACCGGCCCCGACGAGAAAGGCCGCTATTTCCGCAACTACACCCAGGAAGACCTGACCGACAAGCTCCAGGCCGCCGGTCTCACGATCCTGGAGGTGGAAGCCACCGGAGACCTGCTGGGAAGAGACCAGTTCCGCTGGCTGAATGTGTTTGCAAGAAGATAACTAGTGCCTGCTCAATAAGTCCCCGTCGGACTTATTGAGCGAAGATCACTGTGTGATCTTCGCTGCAGCGTTGATTTCATCAACGCTGGCAGTCACTACTTGATGCTTGTGCTCAGCGATTCGGCCGTTTCCGAATCGCTGAAATGCAAGGTTTTTCAAAAACTGGTCATTAAACCTTGCATCTCGGCAACCGAAAAGGCTTTGCTGTAATTGGAAATACAAGCCTTTTCGGTTGCTGAGCACGCATTAACGATCGCCAGGAGCTGAGGCTCCTGGCGATCGTTTCGTCCTCGACGTGCGAGCACGTCAGGTGATCAGTCCTTCCTCGGTCAGCTGGGACAGGATATCCAGATGCCCCTCTTGGAAGCCTTCCTCCCGGTCCTCCTAGAGCCCTTCTTGTTGTTCGTCTCGTGCCAGGCGCCGCATGATTTCCTTTTCATTTCTATTACCTCGCCCTTGTTCTCTTTCAGAATCTCTGCCAGGATGCCATCGGCGATGCACTGTTCCACCACGCGGGTGACCGCTGCCCGTTCAGTGCGTTGTGGAGTTCCAGAGAATGTCAATACCCAGCGACTTGGCTCTAGAAGAGCTTCGGAAAGAGATGGTCGGCGGTGGACTACAGAATTAGCGGTGGGGCGGTTTTTTGTAGTAGGTTCTGGGGGGAAACGACTACAAAAAATCAGAGAGGAGGGAAAAGTGTAGTCGGTTTCCGTGGGAGGCGGCTAAAAATTTCCATATACTGGGAATTATCAAAGGGAACCTGCTACACGATCAGGCAGATTGGATGGGTTTGTAGTAAATTGACCCAAAATAAACTACACGATTGGGCAGGTGCGGTGTTTTTGTAGCAGGTCGCCCCTAAAACCTACTACAAAAACCCGCTTTACCTGGAAAAGTGTAGCCCGGTGCGCCGTCCGACCACGAACAACCCGGTCAAGGTCACCCCAATCAATAGAACGAAAGGGGCTCGTTACTCGGACTGTCTGGTATTGTCGCTGACGATCGAGGCGGCCCTCTTGCGGTACTCTTCCATTGCCTTCCTGTAGTCGCTCAGTCCCATGCCGGCCTTCTGCGCGCCGATCTCTTCGGTGATCAGTCCTTCCTCGGTCAGCTGAGAAAGCAATTCAATGCGCTCTTCCATGCGTCCTTCCTGGCGTCCTTCCTGCAGTCCTTCCTTGCGGCCCTCCTGGCGTTCATCACGTGCCAGACGTCGCATGGTTTCTTTCTCGTCGTATTCTGTAAAAAACATTTCTATGACCTCCCCCTTGTTCTGTTTCAGGATCTCTGCCAGGATGCCATCGGCGATGCACTGTTCCACCACGCGGGTGACCGCTGCTACGATTTCTTCCGGGGTCTTCTTTCCCTTGCAGGCCACCTTCAGCCGGAGGATCAGCTCCGCATATTCCCGCAGATGCCGGCTCGCCTCCATCAGTGCCTGGTTATGCCCGGCATTGATGTTCAGCACCCGAGCCGTGATCTCGATGCTGCTCAGCTCCGGCTTGTCCACCAGATCTGTAAAACGGAGTTCTCCCTCGTCCTCCAGGTCCGCATCCCCGTTATAGAACACGTAATACCGCGGCGTTGGGAGTACCAGCCGGGTGCTCCCGCAGGTTCATCTCCGTGTCCAGCAGAAAGCTTACGTCGTTCCGCATGGACAGGTACAACATGCCCTCTGTCATGGTGAGCTCCAGGGCTGCCGGATCCTGATATGCCGTCCCGTTCAGCGCATTGTAGAGTTCCAGAGCGCGCTCCTTGTGCTCCGCATCGCCAAAGATAAAGCGAAAAAGTCGGTCCTTGTTCTTCCTGTTGATCTTCATTCTGTGCCTCCATTATAGCATAGCATTGTGACAAAAACCACCGATGGAGATACAAGATAACAACTTTACCTTAAGGCGTCAATAACCTGCAAAATAGTCGTAATAGGAAGTCTTTCCCCTTATCATTTTGCGATCGGTGAGAATGACACAAAGCTTTCCGGCGTATGGCGCAGCTGTAGAGCGAGAGCGTCGGATGGAGCATTGCTTAGTATCCATTGGTCTCGATGTTCTCGACGAACAAAGCAGGCTTCCCCTCTGGGAAGAACAGGCCGACAAGCTTCCGGCTGCCGGCCTCACGATCCTGGTGGCGGAAGTCTCCGGTGATTTGCTGGGGAGGGACCAGTCCGAAAGGATGCAGGGAGCACCTCGCAGGAGGTGCTTTTTGCATGCACAAAGCCGTGCTCCCGGGGGGGGAATGATTTGGAGACTAACTGTTTTTTGATGGAAGAATGATTATATCAACTCGTGCAATTACATGCAGAAGACGGTAAGTATATGCCCGTTTCATAATATGGGAATTGTCAGAAAACGTAAAATAAGGTATAATATATAGTTGAATAGTTAGATTGATGAGATGTGTTTTCTGTTTGTTTTTTAGAGGTAATATGAAAATTATAGATAACATAAATAGCTTGCTGCGTGATGACTTAAAAGGTTCGATTCGGAGAGGAAGTAAAGTTTCCATTACCGTTGCCGAGCATATTAAGTACGAGGATTAACAAAGCAAATGGTTTCCTGGAACTGGTCAGGGAGCACCATTTACAAGTTGACAAAATACTTGATGATAAAAGTCCTGCAGAATTTATTGCCTTTGTTCACAAATACGATCTTGATCTTTCCCTGAAAGCTTTTTCAGAGGTAATCAGACAGGCCAAATTGCATGGTTTGATTAAGTAGACGTAGTTGAATCGTTGTAATTGAACAAGATATGGACACTTAACGAGGTGAAGACATGATTAAAGCCGAGCTGTCATATAACCCGTACCTTTTAGAAACAGAGATAAAGTTCAACGGAAGAGAGCCGAGAATAAACAGTCTTGTAGAAAAATATCAGAACGCAAACCTGCAAGACTGGGTCAAAGAGGTTCCTGAAATCTTTTATAACGAAATGAATGGATATGATTTCGAATTGGAGTTTTCAGGGCCAAAGCTTGACTGCGAAGAGGTTGTTCAAGCCTTTGAACAGGCTGGAGTGACAAAGGATCAGGTCGAAATATTCCATAAGGGAGAACTGGAGGGACGTCATGAAAAATTGGATAGGATTAAAAATCTTCTGAAGTGGTTCAGTGATAATCCGAATCATAATTTTAATGGAATCGTTTTTCGAGAAAGTAATGAGCATTTATATCATGATGCATACCCGCTTAAGCTATTGAAAAGCAAGAACAGTCTCGCTCTAAGCATCGATTGGGAACGCGTTTCAATAGAGGAAATCAATGATGTGGATGAGTTGAAAAAGAATGATTTGAAGCATATTCCGATCGTTGTGTTCATTGACGGTTGGAATATCTTCGAGTTGCAAGGTATAACCTCTTTTTTGAAGAATCGTAAGGATGTTTCCGACAATCAGGTGTTTTTCATTTTTGACAAGAGTTTAAATGCTGATTCATTGAAACGTACTCTTCATGATCTCGGATTTGTCCATCTTAACATAGTGGATTCCATAGATGATCAATCCATACAAAAATATTTCCAGTTATACCCCGAAACAGATTTTATTAATTCGGCTATACAAGTACTCCGAGATGCTGCAGATATAGTACAGTCCAGATTGCAAAAAGAGAATGAACAGGGGAAAAGATCATACTCTGAGACGATGAAAAGAATGGATGAGATTGATAATGTTATAGAAAAGTTAAAAGAATCAGACAGTCGCCTTCTCAACAGAGATAATATTGATGATCCTAATGTATTTCAACAAAAGAAAAACAGCCTCCTCGATGAGATATCCGAATGGAGAAAGAAGAAAACGAAGACCACAATTGAGGCTGAAGCAGTACAATTGTCTAGAGAATTAAGCGACGAAATCAAGCGTGTGTTCAAGGATTACACGACTATTGTTGGGGAAATATCAAATACTAGGTCTGCAGAGATTGCATTATCATTGAGGGGTCTATACGATGTTGCAGAATACGATGAAGAATTTTCTCCGATTGATACTTTTGATGATCCTGGAATCAAACAAAGTGTCCCTGATATTCATCAGCAATTGATGCAATTGAATGAAGTTGTACAAGTTAAACCAAAGGAACAGTTTTTCTTTTTCAGATCACCAGGAGAGGATAATGACAATGGTGAGATAGAGATGGTGACAACATATAATATCCAGGAATGGCGTGAATATGCCAGGGATGTGGTTGAAACCAGAATGGATTCTTTGATTCAAGACAGGACCGAAACCTTGCGTGGATATGATACATTAATTGCTGAGCAGTACCACAAGCATCTGGTTGAACTAATCGAACAGCAAACGGAGGAAAAAGAATCCATCGCCCACCAACTCACCGGAGAAGAAAAGGTTATCCAAAACGATAATAAATGGCTTGCGGAATTTAAAGAACAGCTGATGGCAATTGAGAGGGAGTAGACGAATGAATGAACTACAAAGCATACAGGATGGCGAGATAAAAGCAAAAGAGTTTTCGATCGAAAACTATCTTCAAGTCACAGAGGAGGTAATAAGGAAACAGTATCTTTCCAGATTAAAAGAATTACAAGTAGCTGATCCTGCAGAGTTGTTTGATTTGCCTCCGCTTGAAGAAGATCTGGTTGATAATATCAGATTATTTAAGATCTCAGAGATGGTCTATCAGAAAGGGGAACCAATCACAGAAAAATTCACAACGGTGTTCAATACTCTGTCAACATATAAAGCATCTTTGTTTATCCTTATCGATTCCGATGGAGAGAAAGTGGATTTCTATATTGGAGTCAGGAACGGGGAACTAATTGACCGGTATAAACGATCCACTGTAACTCTGGGAGATACTTTGAAGAACACTTTAGTGGGAAATTTTCCGGGAATAAAACTTGAGAACGTTGATCGGAGTAGAATAGAGGTGCTATCGAACGCTATCAATCAGAAGAAAAATGTTGCTTCTGTTAGCGTGGTTGCAGACCGAAAAATAGAGCAGACTCAAGGCAATGATCAATTCGTACAAGGTCTTGAGAAATTGGCACTTGCCATGCAAGGCAGAGCATTTACCGGGATTATAATTGCCGAAAATCAAACCCAGCAGACAGTTGCCAGAATCAGAAAAAATTATCAGACACAATATACCTTGCTATCGCCTTATCAGAAGGTTCAGACTTCGAAAAGCCTGACAGATGGTAAAAGTAGAACCAATTCATTTGTAGAGATGGACGGGAAACAGAAAGCAGCAATGATCGCCGGAGCATTTGCAGCAATTGCAGGGACAGTTGTTGGAGCTGTTGCTGAAGGGGCTACAGGTGCAATGATCGGTGGCTCGATAGCAGGTCATTTAAGCGGATTTCTTAATTCACTCGCACCCAATGAGCAGCTTAATCATTCGATGTCTATCAGTGAGTCATCTACAGTAGAGAATAAAGAGGTTACTGATGTTCTCCAGATGTTGGACGATGCTATACAACGGACAAAAGAGTTTGACAGTTACGGGATGTGGAATGTTGCTGGATATTTTGTATCGGATGATATGTCGGCGGCGGAGATTGCAGCGAGTAATTATCGTTCACTCATGAATGGAGAAAACTCTGGTCGAGAGGTGTCTGCAATCAATTCATGGCGTAAGGACGATACTGAAGTGGAAGAGGAAGACTATAATAATCTTGCACTGTCATTATCCAGATTTATCCATCCGCAATTCTATTATGGGGTAGATGTCGATGACGCTCTAACAGATGCATCGACATGGATCAGCGGGAAAGAACTTGGCATACATATGGGTCTTCCACGTTCGTCAGTTTCCGGATTTCCGGTGATTCGACATGCAGAATTCGGGAAAGAAGTCACTTCGTACAATCTTCGGTCTCAGAAGAAAGAACTTGGGCCAGAAGAGAGGATAACATTAGGAAAAGTATTTGACCTTGGAAAGGAAACCGGAAAGGCAGTCGAACTGGAGAATAAGAGCCTAAATATGCATACATTTATCACAGGGTCTACAGGCTCCGGAAAGAGTAATACTGTGTATCAGATGCTGAACGAACTATATCAGGATCGGATTTCCTTCCTGGTTATTGAGCCGGCTAAGGGGGAATACAAAGATGTCTTTGGGAATCTACCTGATGTAAATGTGTTCTCCACTAACCCTAAAGTTGCGCAGCTTATCCATCTGAACCCGTTTAGATTCCCGGATTCAATTCATGTTCTCGAACATGTGGATGGCCTGGTAGAGATTTTTAGCGTTTGTTGGCCAATGTACGATGCGATGCCTGCTTTTTTCAAGGATGCAATATTAAGATCGTATGAGGCTGTAGGTTGGGATCTCGGAACTTCGACCTTTGATGGTACCGAGCATGAATACCCAGACTTTGAGTTACTTGCGGAGAAACTTGATGAATTAATAAGTGCATCTGATTATGCCTCAGATATCAAATCAAACTACAGAGGAGCGTTGATTACGAGAGTAAGATCCCTTACCGTGGGATTGAACAAGTATATGTTCACATCGGATCAAACTCCGTATACAGTTCTCTTTGATCAGAACTGTATCCTGGATATCAGCCGAGTGAAATCTACTGAGACAAAGGCTTTGCTCATGGGATTGATGGTCTATATCCTTAATGAGTACAGAGTAGATCAAAGAAAGGGAAGCAACCGGGGGTTAGAACATGTCACTGTATTGGAAGAGGCACATAACCTTCTTAAGAACACATCCGGCAGAGAATCGGAACTGATTGGAAAATCCGTCGAAATGCTGACCCAGACGATTGCGGAAATCCGAACATATGGTGAGGGCTTTGTCATTGTCGATCAGTCTCCTTCATCAGTGGATATCGCCGCAATAAAGAATACAAATACTAAAATCGTATTACGCACGCCAGAGGCAAATGATCGAGAAGCAATTGGTCGTTCGATGGGTCTGACAGAAGATCAGGTCAATGAAATCGCAAAACTCCCAAGCGGTGTTGCGGTTGTTTACCAAAACAACTGGGTGAGTCCTGTGCTCACGATCATCGACAAAGCAAATGTCCAGGAACATGTTTATGTGAATGAACATCCAGAGATCATCAAAACGCTGAAACAGGCAAGGAGTGAAGTCATATGTGCTTTGATGCAGCCATGGATAGATCGGGAACGTTTGAGAAGAGTGGATCTTTTGAGTTCGTTGAAAGTTCTCGATCTACAAGCAGTGCAGAGAAATAGAATTGCAGGGTTTATCGATGATTACGTTTTCCTTGGCGGGAAATTATTCTGGGAACTCAAAGACATTCCAAAACTACAAGATTGTTTAAAAGCAGTATTATGCGTGACAGATTCACAATTTGATAGCTTGCTGTTGGAACAGAATCCAGATAGTCTGAGAACGCTGGTTATTAGTCGGACAGAAGGGTTCAATATGGAAGAAATAGATGAAATCTGCAATGTGTTGACAAAGGCGGTGGAGGAATGAATACAGCAATAATTGAAAGACTGGACAAGGTAAAAATTGATGCCCCAGGATTTGATCGGAATGAGAAAATGGCAATTTTAAACAGTGCGTTTCATTCTTCGCTTTCTCTTGCCAAAGGTGTATTCGGTGTGACAGAAATTGATAAGGGTAATGAACTTATCGAGAAACTGTCGCGCAATGAATTAGGTCATGTCAAAAAGGATTATTTTCAGGATGGAATCCTGACAAAATCCAGAGAAAAGATAGCAGATAAAGCTTGGAAAGTGACTCGCTATGATGATAATGGAATTGCGTATCTCACAGAAACGTCTGTGAAAGGAAACGGAAATACCATCGTGGCCCATTCCTTTGATTTGAAACCTAATACGGAGATAAAAAAAGGGAATTTCTCTGTGAAAACAGATGCAATGGGACGACCTATAAGTAACAAGATTGTAGATCTTCAAATCTGTGAAGGCAGGGAACCGCTAAGTCAGCATTTGAGAGATGATTCTTACAGAGTGGGTGATCAACGTGGACACCTAATCGCAGACATTTTTGGGGGACCTGCATCTAAAGAAAACATAGTGCCGCAACTTGGAGAGGTCAATCAGTCACAATTCAAAAGAGTAGAAAATCACATTAGAGAACTGAAGGAAGCAGGGCATACTGTTGATTACGAGGTAAAGTCAAATTACGTTGGTAAGGATCGCAGGCCCACGTCTGCTGAATTCAAAATAACAGTAGATGGGAAACCTTATAAATTGGATGGGGAGTTAAAGAGATTTAGGAAAATTTACAATGACGACTGGGACATAAAAGGTAAGGCTGTGGTTACAGCCAAAGAGGGTTTAACACGCATTCATAATACTGTGTCACCTCTACAGGAGAGAGTGTTACCTATGCATCAGCGTGGTTTCGAGCAGGGCAAAGAGGCGGCCAAATTAACGTTTGCTATTTCCACGGTTGATAATGCAGTTCAGTTTGCCTCTGGCGAAATCACTGCTGATGAGATGGTAGCAAACATTACTGAAGAAACCGCTGTTGCAGGTGCTGTTGGATATGGAACCGGTTTTATCAGTGAAGGCGTTGCAATGGGGATGAGAGCAACAGGCAACGAAATGATCCAATCGCTTGCGGGTACAGGGGTACCCACTGCGGTAGTATTATTTGGTGTTCAATCTTATGAAGATATTCTTGATTATTCTACTGGAAAAATTGATGGGGCTGAACTCGCATATGATTTGGGCGATAATGCAGCGCAGGTGGCTGGTGGAATGGTTGGGATGCAATATGGCGCTGCGATTGGAACAATGGTAGCTCCTGGAGTAGGAACCGTTGCTGGTGGCCTCGTTGGAGGCATGGTTGGCTGTGCAGTAGCATCAGGTGCATATAAAACTGCTGTCGAAATAGGATCAAGCACTGCAAGTGAATTAGGGAATAAAGCAGAACAATTGGCAGGACAGACAATTGAATATGCGAAGGAGTATATGCCTGATAGCGTGGGTACAGTAAAGGCAGCAATTAACAACTTCTCCGCATCTAATAGCTTGCCATTTAGTTTCTGATTGCAGGTCGGTGATGCAGGTATAGTTTTTTAAATCCTTTTATATACTGGCTAGAATGTACCGTTCATGAAAATGCATGCTCCCTGGAATACCAGGGAAGGTCTTTCGGAAGAACTGAGTATTTCGCTCGCTATGATAATCCTAAGGCTGTAAGTCTCAGGATCTCGTGATACTTGGTCATAGTTGTGACCTCCGCATATTGAATTTACAGCCGTGGTGCATATTTTAATTATATGAGGCCGATTTCATGACCGGAAGGGTGATTTCCATTCCGTTAGAATGGTGATTTCCTCACGCCGGACAGGTGCGGGAAACCACACCGGAATACTCAAGTATTCAATTGCCATATTAGTTCAGAGGTTTATTGAATATCATAATGATGTGGTCTTCTTGAAGTAGCCTTTTCTTCTAAGTTTTGCAGAAATATTGGGACATAGGGAATTGTCCAAAATGATGAGACCGCACAACAAAGATCTTCAGACAGCGGATAATCGCATAGCGGCTCTTTAGAAAGAGAAGGAAGAGAAAGAGGCTGCGAAAAAGGCTGAGAAAGAAGCGAAGGCAAAGGCGAAAAAGGCCAAAGAAGAGGCAAAAAAAGCTGCTGAAGAAAAGACCAAGAAAAAAGCAAAAAAGAAAGCAAAGAAGAAAAAAGAGAAAGATGGTTGAATGAAACTGTATATATCACTCCTACTGGAAAGCATTACCATTCTTTAGGGTGCAGTACAACAACCAATGCTTATGCTGTGCCCCGAAAAGCGGCTCTTGAAAGAGGGCTATCTCCCTGTGGCAGGTGCAACCCTGATTAAGAGGAACCTGACTAGAATTATATGAGGGAATCACAGAGGCAATAGTGGGAGCACCAGGCTTTGTGCAGGGAGGAGATAGGAAGTACGACAGCATAACCGAGATCGACATCCACGGCATGCGGCCGGAGGAGGCCGTGAAGGCTTTGTGCCGGATCATCGAGGAGGCGCCGGAGCACGTCTATCGGATCCGCGTGATCCATGGGTCCCGCAGGGGGAATGCTTTGCAGCGGGCCATCTATGATGAGTTCGACTATTTCCATACCTCGGACAGGGTGCTCCGAATGGAAGGAGGGAGCAGCCCGGGGATCACGGAGATCGTGCTGAGGGAGTGGTAGAGGGAACGATGAAATTGAAAAGGATGTGTCGTAAACGAGAAAGGGAATGATAAATGAGCATTGAACACACAGTATGGTCTCTGGACGAGAAAGCACCGCTGATGAGTGCGGAATTAAGGAATGAGGAAGAACTGGAAACTCTTCTTCTAGATAATATAGAGATCCTGAACAATAGCTGGCTGGTGATCGGACATCAGGTCACGACTAATGCCGGTAAGCGTATTGATATTCTGTGCCTGGATCACGATGGAGATCTGGTTATCGTGGAATTGAAGAAGGATATGACTCCCAGAGATGTAACGGCACAGGTCATTGACTATGCTGCGAGTGTTTCAGCAATGACGGTTGAAGAGATTGCGCAACTGTATCTGAAGCACTCTGCAGGGGTAAAGAATCTGGATGTTGCTTATAAAGAAAAATATGGCAAGGCATTGGATGCAGAGAACGTCAATCAGCATGTGAAGATGGTGATTGTCGCTACCCAAATGGACAGAAGTACGGAAAGAATTATATCCTTCCTCAGAGACACTTATCAGGTAGACATCAATATATTGTTCTTTCAAGTTTTCCAGTGTGGTGAGCAAAGAATCATCAGTCGAGCATGGTTCCGCGAAGATGTTGAGGATGTGATTCCGTCGAAAACGAGCACCAAGAATCCATGGAATGGGGAGTATTATGTTTCCTTTGGGATAGACGATGAATTTCGGAACTGGGAGGATGCTGTTCAATATGGTTTTGTTTCTGCCGGTGGTGGTGAATGGTACTCGAATACACTGGGAATGCTTTCTCCGGGAGACCGTGTCTGGGTCAACATTCCCCATACAGGCTATGTGGGTGTAGGGATTGTGATGGATGAAGTGCAGCAGGCGAAAGACGTTAGTTTTGTGGTAGAGGGCGAAGAAAAGAATATGAGGGAGCTGCCTTTGAAGGGTGATTACTTCTACAGTGAAGACACCCCGGAGAAGGCGGAATATGTAGTTAAGGTGCGGTGGATCAGAACTGTGCCGGAAGCAGGTGCTATCAGAGAACTGGGATTCTTCGGAAATCAGAATTCTGTTTGCAGGCCTTTGACTGAGAAGTGGGAGTTTACGGTTGAGCGATTGAAGAAGTATTGGGGGATAGGGGACTGAAGGAGAAAGGTGAAAGCAATGAGAATGAATGAGAAAGAGCAGATAATCAGACTCGACTACTATCCGTCTATTACAGAGGAAGAAATAAGATCAAATGATTACATGAAAGTCCCATTTGCTGAACTGGAGGCATTAGGGGTGGCGTTTGGGTCATTGCCAAATGCCTTTCGCACAGCAACGCAGAACGTACAGGTTGCAGGGTTGTTTCAGGCGAAGATTCCTGTCGGAACACATATGGTCGCAGCAAATAACGG contains:
- a CDS encoding ATP-binding protein, with protein sequence MNELQSIQDGEIKAKEFSIENYLQVTEEVIRKQYLSRLKELQVADPAELFDLPPLEEDLVDNIRLFKISEMVYQKGEPITEKFTTVFNTLSTYKASLFILIDSDGEKVDFYIGVRNGELIDRYKRSTVTLGDTLKNTLVGNFPGIKLENVDRSRIEVLSNAINQKKNVASVSVVADRKIEQTQGNDQFVQGLEKLALAMQGRAFTGIIIAENQTQQTVARIRKNYQTQYTLLSPYQKVQTSKSLTDGKSRTNSFVEMDGKQKAAMIAGAFAAIAGTVVGAVAEGATGAMIGGSIAGHLSGFLNSLAPNEQLNHSMSISESSTVENKEVTDVLQMLDDAIQRTKEFDSYGMWNVAGYFVSDDMSAAEIAASNYRSLMNGENSGREVSAINSWRKDDTEVEEEDYNNLALSLSRFIHPQFYYGVDVDDALTDASTWISGKELGIHMGLPRSSVSGFPVIRHAEFGKEVTSYNLRSQKKELGPEERITLGKVFDLGKETGKAVELENKSLNMHTFITGSTGSGKSNTVYQMLNELYQDRISFLVIEPAKGEYKDVFGNLPDVNVFSTNPKVAQLIHLNPFRFPDSIHVLEHVDGLVEIFSVCWPMYDAMPAFFKDAILRSYEAVGWDLGTSTFDGTEHEYPDFELLAEKLDELISASDYASDIKSNYRGALITRVRSLTVGLNKYMFTSDQTPYTVLFDQNCILDISRVKSTETKALLMGLMVYILNEYRVDQRKGSNRGLEHVTVLEEAHNLLKNTSGRESELIGKSVEMLTQTIAEIRTYGEGFVIVDQSPSSVDIAAIKNTNTKIVLRTPEANDREAIGRSMGLTEDQVNEIAKLPSGVAVVYQNNWVSPVLTIIDKANVQEHVYVNEHPEIIKTLKQARSEVICALMQPWIDRERLRRVDLLSSLKVLDLQAVQRNRIAGFIDDYVFLGGKLFWELKDIPKLQDCLKAVLCVTDSQFDSLLLEQNPDSLRTLVISRTEGFNMEEIDEICNVLTKAVEE
- a CDS encoding DNA/RNA non-specific endonuclease, which produces MNTAIIERLDKVKIDAPGFDRNEKMAILNSAFHSSLSLAKGVFGVTEIDKGNELIEKLSRNELGHVKKDYFQDGILTKSREKIADKAWKVTRYDDNGIAYLTETSVKGNGNTIVAHSFDLKPNTEIKKGNFSVKTDAMGRPISNKIVDLQICEGREPLSQHLRDDSYRVGDQRGHLIADIFGGPASKENIVPQLGEVNQSQFKRVENHIRELKEAGHTVDYEVKSNYVGKDRRPTSAEFKITVDGKPYKLDGELKRFRKIYNDDWDIKGKAVVTAKEGLTRIHNTVSPLQERVLPMHQRGFEQGKEAAKLTFAISTVDNAVQFASGEITADEMVANITEETAVAGAVGYGTGFISEGVAMGMRATGNEMIQSLAGTGVPTAVVLFGVQSYEDILDYSTGKIDGAELAYDLGDNAAQVAGGMVGMQYGAAIGTMVAPGVGTVAGGLVGGMVGCAVASGAYKTAVEIGSSTASELGNKAEQLAGQTIEYAKEYMPDSVGTVKAAINNFSASNSLPFSF
- a CDS encoding endonuclease NucS domain-containing protein, which gives rise to MSIEHTVWSLDEKAPLMSAELRNEEELETLLLDNIEILNNSWLVIGHQVTTNAGKRIDILCLDHDGDLVIVELKKDMTPRDVTAQVIDYAASVSAMTVEEIAQLYLKHSAGVKNLDVAYKEKYGKALDAENVNQHVKMVIVATQMDRSTERIISFLRDTYQVDINILFFQVFQCGEQRIISRAWFREDVEDVIPSKTSTKNPWNGEYYVSFGIDDEFRNWEDAVQYGFVSAGGGEWYSNTLGMLSPGDRVWVNIPHTGYVGVGIVMDEVQQAKDVSFVVEGEEKNMRELPLKGDYFYSEDTPEKAEYVVKVRWIRTVPEAGAIRELGFFGNQNSVCRPLTEKWEFTVERLKKYWGIGD
- a CDS encoding Smr/MutS family protein, translated to MQGGDRKYDSITEIDIHGMRPEEAVKALCRIIEEAPEHVYRIRVIHGSRRGNALQRAIYDEFDYFHTSDRVLRMEGGSSPGITEIVLREW
- a CDS encoding bifunctional 2-polyprenyl-6-hydroxyphenol methylase/3-demethylubiquinol 3-O-methyltransferase UbiG, which codes for MMNTIDYYNLNAADYYESTIDVDFDRMRSRFAAYLPEHARIIDVGCGSGRDVKAFCKMGFQAEGLDASEELAQMAFRKLGIQVFSADMTTWISEEPFDGIWCCASLLHLPEEGTKQFLHNLRYNLTPGGILYVSVKEGIQTGPDEKGRYFRNYTQEDLTDKLQAAGLTILEVEATGDLLGRDQFRWLNVFARR